A genomic stretch from Heliangelus exortis chromosome 16, bHelExo1.hap1, whole genome shotgun sequence includes:
- the RBM12 gene encoding RNA-binding protein 12 isoform X2, producing MAGCVSRVELSVSCRSLLDKDLGSKSDPLCVLLQDTGGGQWAELDRTERIKNCQDPEFCKKLVVDYYFEKVQKLKFGLYDIDNKSFDLSDDDYLGGIECTLGQVVSSSVFTRPLELKQGKPAGKGTITISAEEIKDTRVVYLEVEAQNLDKKDFLGKSDPFLEFHKQSDAGTWQLVYRSEVIKNNLNPCWRKFSVPLQTFCGGDFNKPIKVQCADHDSDGSHDLIGTFQTNLTQLQGAGDGTQVEFECIHPEKKQKKKSYKNSGIIRIKSCKIETEYSFLDYVMGGCQINFTVGVDFTGSNGDPRSPDSLHYISPDGINEYLVAIWSVGSVVQDYDTDKLFPAFGFGAQVPPSWQVSHEFPLNFNPSNPYCQGIQGIVDAYRQVLPQIRLYGPTNFSPIINHVARFAAHSAHQGTASQYFILLIITDGEITDLDQTRQAIVDASKLPMSIIIVGVGEADFKAMEFLDGDSGVLRAVTGEAAARDIVQFVPFRHFKNAPQEALAQVVLAEVPKQLVSYYRWQGWPPLKPPEAKQV from the exons ATGGCCGGGTGCGTGTCCAGGGTGGAGCTGTCGGTGTCCTGCCGGAGCCTCCTCGACAAGGACCTGGGCTCCAAGTCGGATCCTCTCTGcgtgctgctgcaggacacGGGCGGTGGGCAGTGGGCTGAG CTGGATCGCACGGAGAGGATCAAGAACTGCCAAGACCCTGAATTCTGCAAGAAACTGGTTGTGGACTACTACTTTGAGAAAGTGCAGAAGCTGAAATTCGGCCTGTATGATATTGATAACAAGTCCTTTGATTTAAGTGATGATGACTACCTGGGAGGGATCGAGTGCACACTGGGACAG GTTGTGTCCAGCTCAGTGTTCACCCGACCTCTGGAACTGAAGCAGGGGAagccagcaggaaaaggcaCCATCACG atttcagcagaagaaattaaagataCCAGGGTTGTATACTTAGAAGTTGAAGCTCAAAACTTGGACAAAAAG GATTTCCTAGGTAAATCAGATCCCTTCTTGGAGTTTCACAAGCAGAGTGATGCTGGAACTTGGCAGCTGGTGTACAGGTCAGAG GTGATTAAGAACAACTTAAACCCATGCTGGAGGAAGTTCAGTGTTCCCTTACAGACCTTCTGTGGTGGAGATTTTAATAAACCTATCAAG GTGCAGTGTGCAGATCACGACAGTGATGGATCTCACGACTTGATAGGCACTTTTCAAACCAATCtgacccagctgcagggagcaggggatggcACTCAG GTGGAATTTGAATGCAttcatcctgaaaaaaaacaaaagaaaaagagctacAAGAACTCTGGCATTATTAGGATAAAATCCTGCAAG ATAGAGACAGAATATTCCTTCCTGGACTATGTCATGGGGGGCTGCCAGATCAACTTCACG GTGGGTGTAGACTTCACTGGCTCCAACGGAGACCCCAGGTCACCAGATTCTCTTCACTACATCAGCCCTGATGGGATAAATGAATACCTGGTTGCCATCTGGAGCGTGGGAAGTGTGGTCCAGGATTATGACAC GGACAAGCTGTTTCCTGCATTTGGGTTTGGAGCTCAGGTTCCTCCTAGCTGGCAG GTGTCTCATGAGTTTCCTTTGAACTTCAACCCCAGCAACCCTTACTGTCAAG GGATCCAAGGAATAGTGGATGCCTACCGCCAGGTCCTGCCTCAGATCCGACTCTACGGGCCGACCAACTTCTCTCCCATTATAAACCACGTGGCAAGGTTTGCAGCACACTCTGCACACCAGGGAACAGCTTCA CAATATTTTATCCTGCTGATCATCACAGATGGAGAGATCACTGATCTTGACCAAACCAGGCAAGCCATCGTTGATGCCTCCAAGCTGCCCATGTCCATCATTATTGTTGGGGTTGGTGAAGCTGATTTCAAAGCCATGGAGTTCCTGGATGGGGACAGTGGTGTCCTCAGGGCTGTGACCGGGGAGGCGGCCGCGCGGGACATTGTGCAGTTTGTGCCCTTCAGACACTTCAAAAAC